From Falco cherrug isolate bFalChe1 chromosome 4, bFalChe1.pri, whole genome shotgun sequence, one genomic window encodes:
- the FEZF2 gene encoding fez family zinc finger protein 2, whose amino-acid sequence MASPGSLETVMPSSCPRHDGRAAAANPSKTLAFSIERIMAKTSEPKPAFEQRHGAPEPEPGKKPLSLCSPLPCVIPIPPLGYEVPSKTLLNYSELWKSSLRGGAGLCKANCGVCCKAELALGQPSGRLIKPQVIHQAGAVPAAPRSLYYFNYLDAAYHPADILHGQLFPAGLLGAPPPGGLSAHQKLFLLENAKLAGLAAEKLPPPPPFAHKERLPGHLDQVMKEAAAAERGGPPKGHAKLGGGGGGAAEGKPKNFTCEVCGKVFNAHYNLTRHMPVHTGARPFVCKVCGKGFRQASTLCRHKIIHTQEKPHKCNQCGKAFNRSSTLNTHIRIHAGYKPFVCEFCGKGFHQKGNYKNHKLTHSGEKQYKCTICNKAFHQIYNLTFHMHTHNDKKPFTCVTCGKGFCRNFDLKKHVRKLHDSVSSAPPPRDPGRSGQS is encoded by the exons ATGGCGAGCCCCGGGTCGCTGGAGACGGTCatgccttcctcctgcccccggCACGACGGCAGGGCCGCCGCCGCTAACCCCTCCAAGACCCTGGCCTTCTCCATCGAGCGGATCATGGCCAAGACGTCGGAGCCCAAGCCAGCCTTCGAGCAGAGGCACGGCGCGCCGGAGCCGGAGCCGGGCAAGAAGCCGCTGAGCCTGTGCTCGCCCCTACCCTGCGTGATCCCCATCCCGCCACTGGGCTACGAGGTGCCCTCCAAGACTCTCCTCAACTACTCGGAGCTGTGGAAGAGCAGCctgcggggcggcgcggggctcTGCAAAGCCAACTGCGGCGTCTGCTGCAAGGCAGAGCTCGCCCTGGGCCAGCCCAGCGGCCGGCTCATCAAGCCGCAGGTCATCCACCAAGCGGGCGCCgtgccggccgccccccgctccCTCTACTACTTCAACTACCTGGACGCCGCGTACCACCCGGCCGACATCCTTCACGGACAGCTCTTCCCCGCCGGCCTGCTgggcgccccgccgccgggggggcTCTCGGCCCACCAGAAGCTTTTCCTGCTGGAGAACGCCAAgctggcggggctggcggccgagaagctgccgccgccgccgcccttCGCCCACAAGGAGCGGCTGCCGGGCCACCTGGACCAGGTGATGaaggaggcggcggcggcggagcgcggcggccCCCCCAAGGGCCACGCCAAgctggggggcggcggcggcggggcggcggaggGCAAGCCCAAAAACTTTACCTGCGAGGTCTGCGGCAAG GTGTTCAACGCGCACTACAACCTCACCCGCCACATGCCGGTGCACACGGGGGCCAGGCCGTTCGTGTGCAAGGTCTGCGGGAAGGGCTTCCGCCAGGCCAGCACCCTGTGCCGGCACAAAATCATCCACACCCAG GAGAAACCCCACAAGTGCAACCAGTGCGGGAAGGCGTTCAACAGGAGCTCCACGCTCAACACCCACATCCGCATCCATGCCGGCTACAAGCCTTTCGTCTGCGAGTTCTGCGGCAAGGGCTTCCACCAGAAAG GCAACTACAAGAACCACAAGCTGACCCACAGTGGAGAGAAGCAGTACAAGTGCACCATTTGCAACAAAGCCTTCCACCAGATCTATAACTTGACTTTCCACATGCACACCCACAACGACAAGAAGCCCTTTACGTGCGTCACTTGCGGGAAAGGATTTTGCAGAAACTTTGATTTAAAGAAGCACGTCCGAAAGTTGCACGACAGCGTCTCCAGCGCTCCTCCGCCGCGGGACCCTGGGCGCAGCGGACAGAGCTAA